A part of Streptantibioticus cattleyicolor NRRL 8057 = DSM 46488 genomic DNA contains:
- a CDS encoding hotdog family protein, with translation MDDPALGDPAAAVPAHSTVLNAHRALGDLLLTQLQGLAPDAPPVPGRRAAERPSATTAAVLAEGERALALAGPAGAVHIELTWCQESGAARLLGLAVTDPPGWTVRQNGRILAEAHRATPPDAHDCHSPVPPVPPQWRPLRRASRHVLSRAGLDALAAGRIQEVFDGPQAPGAHPDWCRHTGLDLLASAVPTGPGAGRHGLGHVTATVPAAPAGNRGWTELVRAVWQLLGVHALHQGLHLCLPAPFVHPLRGAPLTVHVRDVARLAGPLALGADITAIGLVPRPHLVADVRVCDARGTVAWVRGPGVALREAPGSRVAPDPATGTVRRSSRGERVHADELHMAHAAEGDLAVTYGPAAHTTAARVRPRLPRGDMLMLDRLLTAPRRDRPLGSVHTTEYDVPEVPWYVRENGGVFPWFAHLESALQATAFVGAALGTSLEHPGEDFTVRNLEGHSHLLRPVRLCGRTVRQRTTLLAHTPLPGAVLQRYAFELAVDDEVFQQGETVHGFFTRPVLARQQGLDGGRRVPPWLLGLEAPPPSARRLDADDGPPLGHGRLALLSGAECVLVPDGGRYGLGCLLVTRAVRADDWYFAHHFLDDPVLPGSCGVETLFQALKFLLLHGGRLSEEAVRGLVPVPGQVLRWTYRGQILPRDREVQAEVHLREVRVADGRLVAVADGSVWRDGLRIYAVDGIALHTPWEAP, from the coding sequence ATGGACGATCCGGCGCTCGGCGACCCCGCCGCTGCCGTCCCGGCCCACTCCACCGTGCTCAACGCCCACCGCGCCCTCGGCGACCTGCTCCTGACGCAGTTGCAGGGGCTGGCCCCCGACGCGCCACCGGTGCCGGGCCGGCGCGCCGCCGAGCGGCCGTCCGCCACCACGGCCGCGGTCCTCGCCGAAGGGGAACGTGCCCTCGCTCTCGCCGGTCCGGCCGGAGCCGTCCACATCGAGCTGACGTGGTGTCAAGAATCTGGCGCCGCCCGGCTGTTGGGGCTCGCGGTCACCGATCCGCCCGGCTGGACGGTCCGGCAGAACGGACGGATCCTGGCCGAGGCCCACCGGGCGACGCCACCGGACGCGCACGACTGCCACTCCCCCGTACCCCCGGTACCGCCACAGTGGCGGCCCCTGCGACGGGCTTCCCGGCACGTGCTGTCCCGGGCCGGTCTCGACGCCCTCGCCGCCGGACGGATCCAGGAGGTCTTCGACGGTCCCCAGGCCCCGGGCGCCCACCCCGACTGGTGCCGCCACACCGGGCTCGACCTGCTCGCCTCGGCCGTGCCGACCGGTCCCGGGGCCGGCCGGCACGGGCTGGGGCACGTCACGGCCACCGTGCCGGCCGCCCCCGCCGGCAACCGTGGCTGGACCGAACTGGTGCGTGCCGTATGGCAGTTGCTCGGGGTGCACGCCCTCCACCAAGGGCTCCACCTGTGCCTGCCCGCCCCCTTCGTCCACCCGCTGCGGGGGGCGCCGCTCACCGTCCACGTCCGCGACGTCGCCCGGCTCGCCGGCCCGCTGGCGCTGGGCGCCGACATCACGGCGATCGGACTGGTGCCGCGCCCCCATCTCGTGGCGGACGTACGGGTCTGCGACGCCCGCGGCACCGTCGCCTGGGTACGCGGTCCGGGCGTGGCCCTGCGGGAGGCGCCCGGTTCCCGCGTCGCCCCGGACCCGGCCACCGGCACCGTCCGCCGCTCCAGCCGCGGCGAACGTGTCCACGCCGACGAACTCCACATGGCCCACGCCGCCGAGGGCGACCTCGCCGTCACCTACGGCCCCGCCGCCCACACCACGGCGGCCCGGGTACGCCCCCGGCTGCCCCGCGGCGACATGCTGATGCTCGACCGCCTGCTGACCGCGCCACGCCGCGACCGGCCACTCGGCTCGGTGCACACCACCGAGTACGACGTCCCCGAAGTCCCCTGGTACGTACGGGAGAACGGCGGCGTCTTCCCCTGGTTCGCGCATCTGGAGAGCGCCCTGCAGGCGACGGCGTTCGTCGGGGCCGCACTGGGCACCAGCCTGGAACACCCCGGCGAGGACTTCACCGTCCGCAACCTGGAGGGCCACAGCCATCTGCTGCGCCCGGTCCGGCTGTGCGGCCGTACCGTCCGCCAGCGCACCACGCTGCTGGCGCACACCCCGCTGCCGGGTGCGGTGCTCCAGCGGTACGCCTTCGAACTCGCCGTGGACGACGAGGTGTTCCAGCAGGGGGAGACCGTGCACGGGTTCTTCACCCGGCCGGTGCTCGCCCGGCAGCAGGGCCTCGACGGCGGTCGCCGTGTCCCGCCGTGGCTGCTCGGCCTGGAGGCGCCGCCGCCCTCGGCCCGCCGGCTCGACGCGGACGACGGGCCGCCGCTCGGCCACGGCCGCCTCGCGCTGCTGTCCGGCGCCGAGTGCGTCCTCGTCCCGGACGGCGGGCGGTACGGGCTGGGGTGCCTGCTGGTGACCAGGGCCGTGCGGGCGGACGACTGGTACTTCGCCCACCACTTCCTCGACGACCCGGTGCTGCCCGGGTCGTGCGGGGTGGAGACGCTGTTCCAGGCGCTGAAGTTCCTTCTGCTGCACGGCGGCAGGCTGTCCGAGGAGGCGGTGCGCGGGCTCGTGCCGGTCCCCGGGCAGGTGCTGCGCTGGACGTACCGGGGGCAGATCCTGCCGCGCGACCGCGAGGTCCAGGCGGAGGTGCACCTGCGGGAGGTGCGCGTGGCGGACGGGCGGCTGGTCGCGGTGGCGGACGGCAGCGTCTGGCGTGACGGGCTGCGCATCTACGCCGTCGACGGGATCGCGCTGCACACCCCGTGGGAGGCGCCGTGA